A window of Coturnix japonica isolate 7356 chromosome 2, Coturnix japonica 2.1, whole genome shotgun sequence contains these coding sequences:
- the RNMT gene encoding LOW QUALITY PROTEIN: mRNA cap guanine-N7 methyltransferase (The sequence of the model RefSeq protein was modified relative to this genomic sequence to represent the inferred CDS: deleted 1 base in 1 codon; substituted 1 base at 1 genomic stop codon) has translation MSNVAFSSHPGCGVYSVEASSPQTRWRRVVLVFYFDQRVGSFTCQKMADLTKAEEKEVEKSLDEEVERTSHTSEADSGINLEGNSSTAGTAHSTENEKKLAGGDQGSGLKRNIADVEEEPPXESLSEAGHGQAVAAHYNELQEVGLEKRSQSRIFYLRNFNNWTKSVLIGEFIDRVRQKKSDITVLDLGCGKGGDLLKWRKGRIKKLVCTDIADISVQQCKQRYEDMKARCRYNERIFDAEFIQADSTKDLLSSKYSDPDTRFDICSCQFVYHYSFETYEQADMMLKNACGNLSPGGYFIGTTPNSFELVKRLEASETNSFGNDVYNVKFEKKGEYPLFGCKYDFHLEEVVDVPEFLVYFPLLEEMAKKHGMKLVYKMTFREFYEEKIKNEEHKMLLRRMQALEPYSTFGDSRLASDKPDDYEHAKEFIKDGKAKLPLGTLSKSEWEATSIYLVFAFEKQL, from the exons ATGAGCAATGTCGCCTTCTCCTCCCATCCCGGATGTGGCGTTTACTCGGTAGAGGCGTCATCTCCGCAAACACGATGGCGGCGGGTTGTGCTGG ttttttattttgatCAACGGGTAGGGAGTTTTACGTGTCAAAAAATGGCTGACTTAACCAaggctgaagaaaaggaagtagaGAAGAGTTTGGATGAAGAAGTGGAGAGAACATCTCACACTTCAGAGGCAGATTCAGGTATCAATTTGGAAGGCAATAGCTCAACTGCAGGTACAGCGCACTccactgaaaatgagaag aaacttgCTGGTGGTGATCAGGGCAGCGGCCTGAAAAGGAACATAGCAGATGTTGAAGAAGAACCTCCCTAAGAAAGTTTG AGTGAGGCAGGCCATGGGCAAGCTGTAGCTGCACATTACAATGAGCTTCAAGAAGTTGGGTTGGAAAAACGCAGCCAGAGTCGCATATTCTACCTCCGAAACTTTAATAACTGGACAAAGAGTGTCCTCATTG gGGAATTTATAGACCGCGTACGACAGAAAAAGAGTGATATTACTGTTTTGGATCTGGGATGTGGCAAAGGCGGAGACTTACTGAAATGGAGGAAAGGCAGAATTAAAAAACTTGTCTGTACGG ATATTGCTGATatttctgtgcagcagtgcaAGCAGCGATATGAAGACATGAAAGCTCGATGTCGCTATAACGAACGTATTTTTGATGCAGAATTTATACAAGCAGATAGTACCAAG gatCTTCTGTCTTCCAAATACAGTGATCCAGACACACGCTTTGACATTTGCAGCTGTCAGTTTGTTTACCATTACTCATTTGAGACATATGAGCAGGCTGACATGATGCTTAAAAATGCCTGTGGGAACCTCTCTCCTGGAGGTTATTTCATTGGCACAACTCCAAATAGCTTCGAGCTTGt AAAACGACTTGaagcttcagaaacaaattcatttgGGAATGATGTATACAATGTAAAATTTGAGAAGAAGGGAGAATATCCTTTGTTTGGCTGCAAATACGATTTCCACTTAGAAGAAGTTGTTGATGTCCCGGAGTTCTTGGTTTATTTTCCGTTACTGGAGGA AATGGCAAAGAAGCATGGTATGAAGCTTGTTTACAAAATGACATTTCGGgaattttatgaagaaaaaatcaagAACGAGGAGCATAAGATGCTGCTAAGAAGAATGCAGGCCTTGGAG ccATATTCTACGTTTGGTGATTCCAGACTTGCCTCTGATAAACCTGATGATTATGAGCATGCAAAGGAGTTTATTAAAGATGGCAAGGCAAAGTTACCATTG GGAACACTGAGTAAATCTGAATGGGAAGCAACAA GTATTTACTTGGTATTTGCCTTTgagaagcagctgtga
- the MC5R gene encoding melanocortin receptor 5, producing the protein MNTSSQLYVSELNLSAFGSNFTVPTVKSKSSPCEQVVIAAEVFLTLGIVSLLENILVICAIVKNKNLHSPMYFFVCSLAVADMLVSVSNAWETITIYLINNRHIIMEDAFVRHIDNVFDSLICISVVASMCSLLAIAVDRYITIFYALRYHNIMTVKRSGLIIACIWTFCTGCGIIFILYYESTYVIICLITMFFTMLFLMVSLYIHMFLLARTHVKKIAALPGYNSVHQRTSMKGAITLTMLLGIFIVCWAPFFLHLILMISCPQNLYCVCFMSHFNMYLILIMCNSVIDPLIYAFRSQEMRKTFKEIICCYSVRMVCGLSNKY; encoded by the coding sequence ATGAACACATCCTCGCAACTGTATGTTTCTGAACTAAACCTGAGTGCCTTTGGCAGCAACTTTACTGTGCCTACTGTCAAGAGCAAGTCATCACCATGTGAGCAAGTGGTCATTGCAGCTGAGGTGTTCCTAACCCTGGGCATTGTAAGCCTCCTTGAAAATATCTTAGTGATATGTGCAATAGTTAAGAACAAGAACTTGCATTCACCCAtgtacttttttgtttgcagtttaGCAGTGGCTGACATGCTGGTTAGCGTGTCTAATGCTTGGGAGACCATAACAATATACTTAATAAACAATAGGCACATAATTATGGAAGATGCTTTCGTCCGTCATATAGACAATGTTTTTGATTCACTGATCTGCATATCTGTGGTGGCTTCCATGTGCAGTTTGCTGGCAATAGCAGTAGACAGATATATCACTATCTTCTATGCCCTGCGTTACCACAACATCATGACAGTGAAAAGATCAGGGCTTATCATTGCATGCATTTGGACCTTTTGCACAGGTTGTGGCAttatctttattctttattatgaATCAACTTATGTTATAATTTGTCTCATCACTATGTTTTTTACCATGCTGTTCCTCATGGTTTCACTGTACATCCATATGTTTCTCCTGGCTCGTACTCACGTGAAGAAAATAGCTGCTTTGCCTGGGTACAACTCTGTCCATCAAAGAACCAGCATGAAGGGAGCCATCACTCTGACTATGCTTCTCGGCATCTTTATTGTTTGCTGGGCTCCATTCTTCCTCCATCTCATCCTGATGATCTCCTGCCCTCAAAACCTCTACTGCGTTTGCTTCATGTCTCACTTCAACATGTACCTCATTCTCATTATGTGCAACTCGGTGATTGATCCCTTGATCTATGCCTTTCGTAGCCAGGAAATGAGGAAGACTTTCAAAGAGATAATTTGTTGCTATAGCGTGAGAATGGTCTGTGGGTTATCCAACaaatattag